A genome region from Oceanispirochaeta sp. includes the following:
- a CDS encoding carbohydrate ABC transporter permease, whose translation MKRKKINYNALLLQGFLIILTILCLIPLVFTFKVSMEPKEYAFKVPSLMLHHPSLKNYIDVFKRQDLMLPNWFFNSLFVSSSMVVLQLSVVSLAAYAFARLKMPGKNLLFMLLLFTMMIPTQVTMIPVYLTIKNLKLLDNYLALLLPGIASVFGVFLMRQFFLTIPREFEESAMIDGVGKLRTYFSIMVPQVKSGLIALGIITFLASWNDLFWPLIVMNKLEMRTLPVGLTVLNGTYATERSLVLAGAFIAILPALILYGIFQRKIIEGTMLSGMGGR comes from the coding sequence ATGAAAAGAAAAAAAATAAACTACAATGCACTCCTCTTGCAGGGATTCTTGATAATATTAACCATCCTGTGCCTTATCCCACTGGTATTTACATTTAAGGTATCAATGGAGCCAAAGGAGTATGCCTTCAAGGTGCCCTCCCTCATGCTGCACCATCCCTCTTTGAAGAATTATATTGATGTTTTCAAACGCCAGGATCTCATGCTCCCCAACTGGTTCTTCAATTCCCTCTTTGTATCCTCTTCAATGGTAGTTTTGCAGCTCAGCGTTGTGAGCCTGGCAGCCTACGCCTTTGCGAGATTGAAAATGCCTGGGAAAAATCTGCTCTTTATGCTGCTCCTGTTTACGATGATGATTCCGACACAGGTCACCATGATTCCGGTCTATCTGACCATCAAGAACCTCAAACTCCTGGACAATTATCTAGCCCTCTTGTTGCCGGGAATCGCCAGTGTCTTCGGTGTATTTCTAATGCGGCAGTTTTTTTTGACCATTCCCAGAGAGTTTGAGGAATCGGCCATGATCGATGGTGTGGGTAAATTGAGAACCTATTTCAGCATCATGGTTCCCCAGGTGAAATCCGGTCTTATCGCTCTGGGAATCATTACATTCCTGGCAAGCTGGAATGATCTGTTCTGGCCACTGATCGTCATGAACAAGCTGGAGATGAGAACTCTTCCCGTTGGTCTGACCGTCTTAAACGGAACCTATGCGACGGAAAGGTCTCTGGTGTTAGCCGGAGCCTTTATTGCGATTCTGCCGGCATTGATCCTTTACGGGATTTTTCAACGTAAAATTATTGAAGGTACGATGCTGTCCGGTATGGGCGGAAGATAA
- a CDS encoding carbohydrate ABC transporter permease, whose translation MASKRVSIRKIKDIGGNYLFLLPFLFFFCIFTIGPIFYSMFMSLHKWPILAEEHPFIGLKNYRTLLNDKIWWQALRNTIYFATLTAIATTIFSFIVADAVNKPIKGKNFYRFIFYTPVVLSVAAMGIVMGWAFNTQYGVINALLGVIGITPINWLGDKNLVIPTLSLASLWWGFGGPMLIFLAGLQNLPVSCYEAARIDGASSRQLFIRLTIPLMAPSLLFIIITQFIAHLQVFGQSYLITAGGPGRESYTTIYYLYHTAWRYYRMGYGAAIAIGLALIIFVITGTQLILGSKKTRIQY comes from the coding sequence ATGGCATCAAAGCGTGTATCAATTAGAAAAATCAAAGATATTGGCGGAAATTATCTCTTTCTTCTGCCTTTCCTCTTCTTCTTTTGCATCTTTACTATCGGCCCCATCTTCTACTCGATGTTTATGAGCCTGCATAAATGGCCGATTCTGGCAGAAGAGCATCCCTTTATCGGTCTCAAGAACTATAGGACTCTTCTGAATGATAAAATATGGTGGCAGGCTCTTCGCAATACAATCTACTTTGCCACCCTTACCGCCATCGCCACGACCATATTCTCATTTATTGTTGCCGATGCAGTGAATAAACCCATCAAAGGGAAGAACTTTTACAGGTTTATTTTCTATACCCCTGTGGTACTTTCGGTGGCGGCCATGGGTATCGTCATGGGATGGGCTTTTAACACACAGTATGGTGTCATTAATGCACTGTTAGGGGTCATTGGGATTACTCCCATCAATTGGCTGGGAGACAAGAACCTGGTCATCCCTACCTTAAGCCTGGCATCCCTGTGGTGGGGGTTTGGCGGTCCCATGCTGATTTTCCTGGCGGGTTTGCAGAATCTTCCGGTCAGCTGCTACGAAGCAGCCAGAATAGATGGAGCCAGCAGCAGGCAGCTCTTCATCAGATTGACAATACCTCTGATGGCACCGTCTCTGCTGTTCATCATCATCACTCAGTTTATTGCCCACCTTCAAGTTTTTGGACAATCCTATCTGATCACCGCCGGTGGTCCGGGCCGTGAGTCCTACACAACTATATATTACCTCTACCATACAGCATGGCGCTATTACCGTATGGGTTATGGAGCGGCTATCGCCATTGGACTGGCTCTGATCATATTTGTGATAACCGGAACTCAGCTCATACTCGGATCTAAAAAAACAAGAATCCAATACTAA